Part of the Quercus lobata isolate SW786 chromosome 6, ValleyOak3.0 Primary Assembly, whole genome shotgun sequence genome, CACCAGCTGCGTCAAATTTTGGTTTCGCTTCTTTCAGAGAAGAAGCAAGTTCCCAACTTagaaaaacaaccaaaatagcTAACAAGTCAGAAACAAAGTCAAgctttttggttttaaagaaaaaaaaaacattattgtcAATAAGCAGGCGTTGAaaactaattagtaattaccaGCAAGGGCATCCAAAGTGCCTCAAAAGTGCAACAACAGCTATTCCCtgcaagcaaaaaaaatcaagctcCAATCTTCAGAAATGGAACTCAAAAAAGTATATCCATGTACACACACAAAATCACACGCATACACACCTGGTTCTGATCCCAGAGGTCCTTGAAGAAGACGGGGTCACCAGCGGCGGTGAAAATGTTAACATCACCGAGGGTGTCAGCGATATTTGGGCTAAACGGCGAAGTGGAGGCCCTCACAACGAGACTCGATCTtctacttgtactagtagtatTGCTGACAGAGACAGAGTTGGCTGATTTTGTTGGGTAATAGGAAAAGGTAACAGTGGAGGTGGAGGAAGCATTAGGAGTAGGAGGAGAGGTTAAGGAAAATTTGGATGGTGGAGCAGTAAAAGGTCTAGGTGGCAGGTCATGTAACGTTGTTTGTTGCGGAGGTATTGCTATTAAGGCCATGGCTTCGGATTTTTCGACACAGGTTGGAACTCGGAACTTGATAATTAAAATAACAGGAGAGCCAGAGGTTAAGATTCAAGAGTCAAGAGTCAAGAGTcaatcttatcaaaaaataaaagattcaTGAGTCAAGACTAGGGTACTAATTACCCATTCGGattcaaattaatttgatgTTTACATTTTGTAatctatgtttttctcttttttttttttttggttcagcaTGTAATTGTTGATAAG contains:
- the LOC115993941 gene encoding thioredoxin-like protein AAED1, chloroplastic produces the protein MALIAIPPQQTTLHDLPPRPFTAPPSKFSLTSPPTPNASSTSTVTFSYYPTKSANSVSVSNTTSTSRRSSLVVRASTSPFSPNIADTLGDVNIFTAAGDPVFFKDLWDQNQGIAVVALLRHFGCPCCWELASSLKEAKPKFDAAGVKLVAIGIGTPNKARILADRLPFPMDCLYADPERKAYDILGLYYGFGRTFFNPASGKVFSRFEALQKAVKNYTIEATPDDRSSVLQQGGMFVFKGKQLLYARKDEGTGDHAPLDDIFEVCCKVPVA